The Lampris incognitus isolate fLamInc1 chromosome 7, fLamInc1.hap2, whole genome shotgun sequence genome window below encodes:
- the c7h19orf47 gene encoding uncharacterized protein C19orf47 homolog isoform X4, with protein MASVTTATSEWIQFFKDAGIPAGLAVTYAVSFVDNRIQKNMLMDLSKEIMMDLGITVIGDIIAILKHAKVVYRQDMCKMATEAISSGQTSVQAELRRTANTPATRMIANALSRDSPPSTPVRHTDNRLSVTVSNKQANKGGKAVVIQPADEGNGLPVVKRRRVTAEMEGKYIINMPKGTTARTRRILAQQATKGMKRTSVFDRLGAESRADTTTVNSKPTGVFSRLGRADEEEDEPRAGDTVGIDLAVGEEDDSDGEGSVLQYAGILKKPAISQKKEPIPRSVPTTLRRLGGKFKLPSSDSPTSSSTTPDGLPPAKLSVLQRLGKVPATHQGITTPLQSADTQDNRVTSTRPKALARPNLASSRVSSSTGTGGSGECLGAQMDVGSVSVFKRLGNKKT; from the exons ATGGCGTCTGTGACTACAG cCACCTCAGAGTGGATTCAGTTCTTCAAGGATGCTGGGATCCCTGCTGGTCTGGCTGTCACATATGCTGTTTCCTTTGTGGACAACAG AATTCAGAAGAACATGCTAATGGACCTCAGTAAGGAGATCATGATGGACCTGGGCATCACTGTCATTGGTGACATTATTGCCATTTTAAAACATGCCAAAGTGGTTTACAGGCAG GACATGTGCAAAATGGCCACTGAGGCCATCTCCTCAGGGCAGACAAGTGTTCAGGCTGAACTTAGAAGAACCGCCAATACGC CCGCTACTCGCATGATTGCCAACGCCCTGAGCCGTGACTCCCCACCAAGCACTCCAGTCCGCCACACAGACAACCGCCTCTCAGTCACAGTGTCCAACAAACAGGCAAACAAGGGTGGCAAAGCAG TTGTAATTCAGCCAGCAGATGAGGGGAACGGCTTGCCGGTGGTGAAGCGTAGACGGGTGACAGCAGAGATGGAAGGCAAGTACATCATCAATATGCCCAAAGGCACCACGGCACGCACACGTCGCATCCTGGCCCAGCAGGCCACGAAAG GTATGAAGAGGACCTCGGTGTTTGATAGGCTCGGAGCTGAATCAAGGGCAGACACAACAACAGTCAACAGCAAG CCCACGGGTGTGTTCAGTCGCTTGGGCAGAGCAGATGAGGAGGAAGACGAGCCGAGAGCAGGAGATACGGTTGGAATTGATCTGGCTGTTGGGGAGGAGGATGACAGCGATGGAGAGGGCTCTGTCCTCCAGTATGCAGGCATCCTGAAGAAACCTGCCATCTCCCAGAAGAAAGAACCCATCCCGAGATCAGTGCCAACCACCTTACGGCGCCTGGGTGGCAAATTCAAGCTACCCTCCTCTGactcccccacctcctcctccaccacccctGATGGCCTCCCTCCTGCCAAGCTCAGTGTGCTTCAGAGACTGGGCAAAGTCCCTGCCACGCACCAAGGCATCACTACACCCCTACAATCAGCTGACACGCAGGACAACAGGGTGACCAGCACCAGGCCAAAAGCCCTGGCCAGACCAAACCTGGCCAGCTCCAGGGTTAGTAGCAGCACTGGGACCGGAGGGAGTGGGGAGTGCCTTGGGGCTCAGATGGATGTTGGTTCTGTCAGTGTCTTCAAGAGACTGGGCAACAAGAAGACCTAG
- the c7h19orf47 gene encoding uncharacterized protein C19orf47 homolog isoform X3 has product MASVTTATSEWIQFFKDAGIPAGLAVTYAVSFVDNRIQKNMLMDLSKEIMMDLGITVIGDIIAILKHAKVVYRQDMCKMATEAISSGQTSVQAELRRTANTPATRMIANALSRDSPPSTPVRHTDNRLSVTVSNKQANKGGKAVVIQPADEGNGLPVVKRRRVTAEMEGKYIINMPKGTTARTRRILAQQATKGMKRTSVFDRLGAESRADTTTVNSKQPTGVFSRLGRADEEEDEPRAGDTVGIDLAVGEEDDSDGEGSVLQYAGILKKPAISQKKEPIPRSVPTTLRRLGGKFKLPSSDSPTSSSTTPDGLPPAKLSVLQRLGKVPATHQGITTPLQSADTQDNRVTSTRPKALARPNLASSRVSSSTGTGGSGECLGAQMDVGSVSVFKRLGNKKT; this is encoded by the exons ATGGCGTCTGTGACTACAG cCACCTCAGAGTGGATTCAGTTCTTCAAGGATGCTGGGATCCCTGCTGGTCTGGCTGTCACATATGCTGTTTCCTTTGTGGACAACAG AATTCAGAAGAACATGCTAATGGACCTCAGTAAGGAGATCATGATGGACCTGGGCATCACTGTCATTGGTGACATTATTGCCATTTTAAAACATGCCAAAGTGGTTTACAGGCAG GACATGTGCAAAATGGCCACTGAGGCCATCTCCTCAGGGCAGACAAGTGTTCAGGCTGAACTTAGAAGAACCGCCAATACGC CCGCTACTCGCATGATTGCCAACGCCCTGAGCCGTGACTCCCCACCAAGCACTCCAGTCCGCCACACAGACAACCGCCTCTCAGTCACAGTGTCCAACAAACAGGCAAACAAGGGTGGCAAAGCAG TTGTAATTCAGCCAGCAGATGAGGGGAACGGCTTGCCGGTGGTGAAGCGTAGACGGGTGACAGCAGAGATGGAAGGCAAGTACATCATCAATATGCCCAAAGGCACCACGGCACGCACACGTCGCATCCTGGCCCAGCAGGCCACGAAAG GTATGAAGAGGACCTCGGTGTTTGATAGGCTCGGAGCTGAATCAAGGGCAGACACAACAACAGTCAACAGCAAG CAGCCCACGGGTGTGTTCAGTCGCTTGGGCAGAGCAGATGAGGAGGAAGACGAGCCGAGAGCAGGAGATACGGTTGGAATTGATCTGGCTGTTGGGGAGGAGGATGACAGCGATGGAGAGGGCTCTGTCCTCCAGTATGCAGGCATCCTGAAGAAACCTGCCATCTCCCAGAAGAAAGAACCCATCCCGAGATCAGTGCCAACCACCTTACGGCGCCTGGGTGGCAAATTCAAGCTACCCTCCTCTGactcccccacctcctcctccaccacccctGATGGCCTCCCTCCTGCCAAGCTCAGTGTGCTTCAGAGACTGGGCAAAGTCCCTGCCACGCACCAAGGCATCACTACACCCCTACAATCAGCTGACACGCAGGACAACAGGGTGACCAGCACCAGGCCAAAAGCCCTGGCCAGACCAAACCTGGCCAGCTCCAGGGTTAGTAGCAGCACTGGGACCGGAGGGAGTGGGGAGTGCCTTGGGGCTCAGATGGATGTTGGTTCTGTCAGTGTCTTCAAGAGACTGGGCAACAAGAAGACCTAG
- the c7h19orf47 gene encoding uncharacterized protein C19orf47 homolog isoform X2, protein MASVTTATSEWIQFFKDAGIPAGLAVTYAVSFVDNRIQKNMLMDLSKEIMMDLGITVIGDIIAILKHAKVVYRQDMCKMATEAISSGQTSVQAELRRTANTPATRMIANALSRDSPPSTPVRHTDNRLSVTVSNKQANKGGKAVVIQPADEGNGLPVVKRRRVTAEMEGMKRTSVFDRLGAESRADTTTVNSKPTGVFSRLGRADEEEDEPRAGDTVGIDLAVGEEDDSDGEGSVLQYAGILKKPAISQKKEPIPRSVPTTLRRLGGKFKLPSSDSPTSSSTTPDGLPPAKLSVLQRLGKVPATHQGITTPLQSADTQDNRVTSTRPKALARPNLASSRVSSSTGTGGSGECLGAQMDVGSVSVFKRLGNKKT, encoded by the exons ATGGCGTCTGTGACTACAG cCACCTCAGAGTGGATTCAGTTCTTCAAGGATGCTGGGATCCCTGCTGGTCTGGCTGTCACATATGCTGTTTCCTTTGTGGACAACAG AATTCAGAAGAACATGCTAATGGACCTCAGTAAGGAGATCATGATGGACCTGGGCATCACTGTCATTGGTGACATTATTGCCATTTTAAAACATGCCAAAGTGGTTTACAGGCAG GACATGTGCAAAATGGCCACTGAGGCCATCTCCTCAGGGCAGACAAGTGTTCAGGCTGAACTTAGAAGAACCGCCAATACGC CCGCTACTCGCATGATTGCCAACGCCCTGAGCCGTGACTCCCCACCAAGCACTCCAGTCCGCCACACAGACAACCGCCTCTCAGTCACAGTGTCCAACAAACAGGCAAACAAGGGTGGCAAAGCAG TTGTAATTCAGCCAGCAGATGAGGGGAACGGCTTGCCGGTGGTGAAGCGTAGACGGGTGACAGCAGAGATGGAAG GTATGAAGAGGACCTCGGTGTTTGATAGGCTCGGAGCTGAATCAAGGGCAGACACAACAACAGTCAACAGCAAG CCCACGGGTGTGTTCAGTCGCTTGGGCAGAGCAGATGAGGAGGAAGACGAGCCGAGAGCAGGAGATACGGTTGGAATTGATCTGGCTGTTGGGGAGGAGGATGACAGCGATGGAGAGGGCTCTGTCCTCCAGTATGCAGGCATCCTGAAGAAACCTGCCATCTCCCAGAAGAAAGAACCCATCCCGAGATCAGTGCCAACCACCTTACGGCGCCTGGGTGGCAAATTCAAGCTACCCTCCTCTGactcccccacctcctcctccaccacccctGATGGCCTCCCTCCTGCCAAGCTCAGTGTGCTTCAGAGACTGGGCAAAGTCCCTGCCACGCACCAAGGCATCACTACACCCCTACAATCAGCTGACACGCAGGACAACAGGGTGACCAGCACCAGGCCAAAAGCCCTGGCCAGACCAAACCTGGCCAGCTCCAGGGTTAGTAGCAGCACTGGGACCGGAGGGAGTGGGGAGTGCCTTGGGGCTCAGATGGATGTTGGTTCTGTCAGTGTCTTCAAGAGACTGGGCAACAAGAAGACCTAG
- the c7h19orf47 gene encoding uncharacterized protein C19orf47 homolog isoform X1, whose translation MASVTTATSEWIQFFKDAGIPAGLAVTYAVSFVDNRIQKNMLMDLSKEIMMDLGITVIGDIIAILKHAKVVYRQDMCKMATEAISSGQTSVQAELRRTANTPATRMIANALSRDSPPSTPVRHTDNRLSVTVSNKQANKGGKAVVIQPADEGNGLPVVKRRRVTAEMEGMKRTSVFDRLGAESRADTTTVNSKQPTGVFSRLGRADEEEDEPRAGDTVGIDLAVGEEDDSDGEGSVLQYAGILKKPAISQKKEPIPRSVPTTLRRLGGKFKLPSSDSPTSSSTTPDGLPPAKLSVLQRLGKVPATHQGITTPLQSADTQDNRVTSTRPKALARPNLASSRVSSSTGTGGSGECLGAQMDVGSVSVFKRLGNKKT comes from the exons ATGGCGTCTGTGACTACAG cCACCTCAGAGTGGATTCAGTTCTTCAAGGATGCTGGGATCCCTGCTGGTCTGGCTGTCACATATGCTGTTTCCTTTGTGGACAACAG AATTCAGAAGAACATGCTAATGGACCTCAGTAAGGAGATCATGATGGACCTGGGCATCACTGTCATTGGTGACATTATTGCCATTTTAAAACATGCCAAAGTGGTTTACAGGCAG GACATGTGCAAAATGGCCACTGAGGCCATCTCCTCAGGGCAGACAAGTGTTCAGGCTGAACTTAGAAGAACCGCCAATACGC CCGCTACTCGCATGATTGCCAACGCCCTGAGCCGTGACTCCCCACCAAGCACTCCAGTCCGCCACACAGACAACCGCCTCTCAGTCACAGTGTCCAACAAACAGGCAAACAAGGGTGGCAAAGCAG TTGTAATTCAGCCAGCAGATGAGGGGAACGGCTTGCCGGTGGTGAAGCGTAGACGGGTGACAGCAGAGATGGAAG GTATGAAGAGGACCTCGGTGTTTGATAGGCTCGGAGCTGAATCAAGGGCAGACACAACAACAGTCAACAGCAAG CAGCCCACGGGTGTGTTCAGTCGCTTGGGCAGAGCAGATGAGGAGGAAGACGAGCCGAGAGCAGGAGATACGGTTGGAATTGATCTGGCTGTTGGGGAGGAGGATGACAGCGATGGAGAGGGCTCTGTCCTCCAGTATGCAGGCATCCTGAAGAAACCTGCCATCTCCCAGAAGAAAGAACCCATCCCGAGATCAGTGCCAACCACCTTACGGCGCCTGGGTGGCAAATTCAAGCTACCCTCCTCTGactcccccacctcctcctccaccacccctGATGGCCTCCCTCCTGCCAAGCTCAGTGTGCTTCAGAGACTGGGCAAAGTCCCTGCCACGCACCAAGGCATCACTACACCCCTACAATCAGCTGACACGCAGGACAACAGGGTGACCAGCACCAGGCCAAAAGCCCTGGCCAGACCAAACCTGGCCAGCTCCAGGGTTAGTAGCAGCACTGGGACCGGAGGGAGTGGGGAGTGCCTTGGGGCTCAGATGGATGTTGGTTCTGTCAGTGTCTTCAAGAGACTGGGCAACAAGAAGACCTAG
- the fosb gene encoding protein fosB isoform X4, which produces MTGSFVPTVTAITTSQDLQWMVQPTLISSQASAQSGSTGTSTMTQPVSLVDPYDMPGPSYTSGSGFTPPSSETPGPAPGPIRQSRTRSRRTRDESVSDDGDVGLLLTPEEEEKRRVRRERNKLAAAKCRNRRRELTDRLQSETDILEEQKAELEAEISELQKEKERLEFVLVAHQPTCKIPYQDHPQPGSVELPSGQSQLAPQSLPPPISIVGLTVKEDSFYMPPAYTPHPASTQSQPPIQQQQQVQQQPQPGMMQEVAFSSSFYGSTEPAPGGPCLMASDSGGGNHDGSYNPSYTSSFVFTYPEGACGVSANQRNSSSEQSSDSLNSPSLLAL; this is translated from the exons ATGACTGGCTCGTTTGTGCCCACTGTAACTGCTATCACCACGAGCCAGGACCTGCAGTGGATGGTTCAACCAACCCTCATCTCCTCCCAAGCCTCTGCACAGAGCGGGTCCACTGGTACCTCCACCATGACCCAACCAGTGTCCCTGGTGGACCCCTATGACATGCCGGGCCCCAGCTACACTTCTGGGTCTGGGTTCACCCCTCCAAGCTCAGAAACGCCAGGGCCAGCCCCAGGGCCCATCCGCCAGTCCAGAACCCGCAGCCGCCGCACACGAGACGAGTCTGTGAGTGACGATGGAGATGTTGGTCTGTTA CTAACtccagaggaggaagagaagaggcGTGTGCGGCGTGAGAGAAACAAGCTGGCTGCTGCCAAATGCCGAAACCGACGGCGAGAACTCACAGATAGACTGCAGTCG GAGACAGACATACTGGAGGAACAGAAGGCTGAGTTGGAGGCTGAGATCTCTGAGTTGCAGAAGGAGAAGGAACGTTTGGAGTTTGTCCTGGTAGCCCACCAGCCAACCTGTAAGATCCCCtaccaggaccacccgcagccaGGCTCTGTAGAGCTCCCTTCAGGCCAGTCTCAGCTCGCTCCCCAGTCCCTACCACCACCTATCTCCATTGTGGGCTTGACTGTGAAGGAAGATTCATTCTACATGCCTCCCGCCTACACCCCTCACCCAGCCTCCACCCAGTCCCAGCCGCCgattcagcagcagcagcaagtgcAGCAGCAGCCTCAGCCGGGGATGATGCAGGAGGTAGCGTTTTCTAGTTCTTTCTATGGCTCAACTGAGCCAGCTCCCGGTGGGCCATGCCTAATGGCCAGTGACAGTGGTGGTGGTAACCATGACGGCAGCTACAACCCCTCATATACATCTTCATTTGTGTTCACCTACCCAGAGGGAGCCTGCGGGGTCAGTGCCAACCAGCGGAACAGCAGTAGCGAGCAGTCGTCCGATTCCCTGAACTCGCCTTCGCTGCTGGCGCTTTGA